A window of the Arachis duranensis cultivar V14167 chromosome 5, aradu.V14167.gnm2.J7QH, whole genome shotgun sequence genome harbors these coding sequences:
- the LOC107490586 gene encoding uncharacterized protein LOC107490586 isoform X1, translating into MDSKTPQRRRPSSVIQNGTVIREKKPKRSEVLAKKKAVEQSIKSARAEKDHLASFPEFRHFVNNGLSMCLKSGRGDTLSSPVKHYVQSLLKLNMEGPYGSEWLDEEKVKRREMVAPEAHYIFVHEDANSVGDETRMMLNAEEASTSCVEDSGPLVGFVHYRFVLEEDVPVLYVYELQIEPRVQGKGLGKFLMQLIELIAQKNCMGAVMLTVQKANLLALNFYLSKLRYIISTISPSKMGIEKSYEILCKTFNDEAKTILEVQLLSARTIRLILSDSLSLISQNTLIDSHLDHSGLRQYINFSFSDDGKQRLLIYGPLTYTDQFLRMHYHTRMEFLPDSAVEFC; encoded by the exons ATGGATTCAAAGACGCCGCAACGGCGTCGTCCAAGCAGTGTCATCCAAAATGGCACCGTTATCAGAGAGAAGAAGCCCAAACGTAGCGAG GTCCTCGCAAAGAAGAAAGCCGTTGAGCAATCCATCAAATCAGCACGTGCCGAAAAGGATCACCTTGCTTCCTTCCCTGAGTTCCGCCACTTCGTCAATAACG GTCTATCTATGTGTTTGAAGTCAGGACGCGGTGATACACTATCCTCTCCTGTTAAGCACTATGTTCAGAGCCTCCTTAAG CTAAATATGGAAGGACCCTATGGATCTGAGTGGTTGGATGAAGAAAAGGTGAAGCGCAGAGAAATGGTTGCTCCAGAAGCACACTATATATTTGTGCATGAGGATGCCAATTCAGTTGGTGATGAGACAAGAATGATGTTGAATGCAGAAGAGGCTTCAACTAGTTGTGTAGAAGATAGTGGCCCCTTAGTTGGATTTGTACATTACCGTTTTGTTCTGGAAGAAGATGTACCGGTCCTTTATGTGTATGAGTTGCAGATTGAGCCTCGTGTCCAAGGAAAAGGGTTAGGGAAGTTTCTAATGCAACTAATTGAGCTTATTGCCCAAAAG AACTGCATGGGTGCTGTCATGCTAACTGTTCAAAAAGCAAATTTACTAGCTCTGAATTTCTATCTAAGTAAGCTGAG ATACATCATATCAACCATTTCGCCTTCAAAG ATGGGGATTGAGAAGAGTTACGAAATTCTTTGCAAAACATTTAATGACGAAGCTAAAACTATTTTGGAGGTACAGCTCCTATCCGCACGCACCATTAGATTGATTTTATCAGATAGTCTATCACTGATTTCACAAAACACACTAATTGACAGCCATCTGGATCACTCAGGTTTAAG gcaatatattaatttttcctTTTCAGACGATGGAAAACAGAGGCTTTTGATATATGGTCCATTAACATATACTGATCAGTTCTTGAGAATG CATTACCACACAAGAATGGAGTTTCTGCCTGATTCTGCTGTTGAGTTTTGTTAA
- the LOC107490586 gene encoding uncharacterized protein LOC107490586 isoform X2: protein MDSKTPQRRRPSSVIQNGTVIREKKPKRSEVLAKKKAVEQSIKSARAEKDHLASFPEFRHFVNNGLSMCLKSGRGDTLSSPVKHYVQSLLKLNMEGPYGSEWLDEEKVKRREMVAPEAHYIFVHEDANSVGDETRMMLNAEEASTSCVEDSGPLVGFVHYRFVLEEDVPVLYVYELQIEPRVQGKGLGKFLMQLIELIAQKNCMGAVMLTVQKANLLALNFYLSKLRYIISTISPSKMGIEKSYEILCKTFNDEAKTILETMENRGF, encoded by the exons ATGGATTCAAAGACGCCGCAACGGCGTCGTCCAAGCAGTGTCATCCAAAATGGCACCGTTATCAGAGAGAAGAAGCCCAAACGTAGCGAG GTCCTCGCAAAGAAGAAAGCCGTTGAGCAATCCATCAAATCAGCACGTGCCGAAAAGGATCACCTTGCTTCCTTCCCTGAGTTCCGCCACTTCGTCAATAACG GTCTATCTATGTGTTTGAAGTCAGGACGCGGTGATACACTATCCTCTCCTGTTAAGCACTATGTTCAGAGCCTCCTTAAG CTAAATATGGAAGGACCCTATGGATCTGAGTGGTTGGATGAAGAAAAGGTGAAGCGCAGAGAAATGGTTGCTCCAGAAGCACACTATATATTTGTGCATGAGGATGCCAATTCAGTTGGTGATGAGACAAGAATGATGTTGAATGCAGAAGAGGCTTCAACTAGTTGTGTAGAAGATAGTGGCCCCTTAGTTGGATTTGTACATTACCGTTTTGTTCTGGAAGAAGATGTACCGGTCCTTTATGTGTATGAGTTGCAGATTGAGCCTCGTGTCCAAGGAAAAGGGTTAGGGAAGTTTCTAATGCAACTAATTGAGCTTATTGCCCAAAAG AACTGCATGGGTGCTGTCATGCTAACTGTTCAAAAAGCAAATTTACTAGCTCTGAATTTCTATCTAAGTAAGCTGAG ATACATCATATCAACCATTTCGCCTTCAAAG ATGGGGATTGAGAAGAGTTACGAAATTCTTTGCAAAACATTTAATGACGAAGCTAAAACTATTTTGGAG ACGATGGAAAACAGAGGCTTTTGA